In Diabrotica undecimpunctata isolate CICGRU chromosome 4, icDiaUnde3, whole genome shotgun sequence, a single genomic region encodes these proteins:
- the LOC140438987 gene encoding uncharacterized protein: MARELQIASSDQLAKTVTKATDEINVTETITLITILGESVTSRDVPITVDPIITGHNIILQDVTNSPKVGKDLDQYSVIVEPLTSKTDSSNKATDGAENNPALDQLDETTTDNQKAGLATDQHLSAVKPSSTNTDLSNDVQGPIADQQLSIEGPSTSNTNLRDNQIFVNRSSSNDGSEYDPVYNSHSEGSDENSTDSSEAELDPNNHNINEGRKRRNVADPSQWKRNKNKKLRMEGKPYLGFMKGQTGKYEQLKQKDARHMQPTCDKEVCRKSKFRYCSEFSEDVRKRIFEHFWKITWEQRHAFVAAHVKHINKIKNTVHRDDSRRTKTLQYHLNNGQEQLQVCRQMFLDTLGIKYRMVQYWVKQSSFEMPHAPGGKRYKTDQKLLDNIDFLDNFLNALPKMPSHYARKCSSKLYLEPTFHRIMDVYKFYLSKCEQETVGCVSRTTFSAMIVKKNISILPTKKDQCNTCASYRSGNIMENIWQDHINKKDTARAAKDKDKNEAAIGSQITLELDVQAVKLAPFTQANAFYYKTKLCCHNITVYNVATKHATCYWFSEDQNNQLVASTFTSCLIDYLTKYCLTDDRKPIIIYSDGCTAQNRNCVMSNALLNFSIMHNVQIIQKFLEVGHTQMEVNSVHACIERKLKNWEIKLPSDYIGITREARKNPSPYEAINCKFSFFKNYTNPLRYSSIRPGRVAKDPVVMDIRVINYDPQGVIKVKLDHSSSEFTELPIRSKKYPPIENYPPLYTQRCKIPKSKWQHLQELKSVIPEDCHSFYDNLSYSE; this comes from the exons atggcAAGAGAGTTACAGATAGCATCAAGCGATCAATTAGCCAAAACTGTGACTAAG gCAACTGATGAAATCAACGTTACTGAAACGATCACTTTAATAACTATTTTGGGGGAATCTGTAACAAGTCGGGATGTACCTATTACAGTTGATCCGATTATAACAGGACACAATATTATCCTTCAAGACGTTACTAACAGTCCTAAAGTCGGAAAAGATTTAGATCAGTATTCAGTTATTGTAGAACCATTAACTTCAAAAACAGATTCGTCAAACAAAGCTACAGACGGTGCAGAAAATAATCCAGCTCTTGACCAACTTGATGAAACTACTACTGACAATCAAAAAGCAGGTCTCgcaactgatcaacatttaagtGCAGTAAAACCATCAAGTACAAATACTGATTTGTCAAATGACGTTCAAGGTCCCATAGCTGATCAGCAGTTAAGTATTGAAGGACCGTCAACTTCAAATACAAATCTAAGGGATAATCAAATATTTGTAAACAGAAGTTCATCAAATGATGGTTCAGAATATGATCCTGTTTATAATAGCCATAGCGAAGGATCTGATGAAAATTCTACAGACAGTTCTGAAGCAGAACTTGATCCCAATAATCACAATATTAATGAAGGGCGTAAAAGAAGAAATGTTGCTGATCCTAGCCAAtggaaaagaaacaaaaataagaaacTCCGAATGGAAGGGAAACCTTATTTGGGATTCATGAAAGGGCAAACAGGAAAGTATGAACAGTTGAAACAAAAAGATGCTCGTCACATGCAACCCACTTGTGACAAAGAAGTGTGTAGAAAATCAAAATTTAGGTATTGTTCCGAGTTTTCAGAAGACGTTAGAAAAAGAATTTTCGAGCATTTTTGGAAAATAACTTGGGAACAAAGACATGCTTTTGTTGCAGCACATGTAAagcatattaataaaataaaaaatactgttCATCGAGATGACTCCAGACGTACCAAAACTTTACAGTACCATTTAAATAATGGACAAGAACAGTTACAGGTTTGCCGACAAATGTTTTTAGACACGCTTGGAATTAAGTATCGGATGGTACAATATTGGGTTAAACAAAGTTCTTTTGAAATGCCTCATGCTCCAGGTGGTAAACGGTACAAAACTGATCAGAAACTACTAGACAACATAGACTTTCTAGACAATTTTTTAAATGCCCTCCCAAAAATGCCTTCACACTATGCTAGAAAATGCTCCTCCAAATTGTATTTGGAACCTACCTTCCACAGGATAATGGATGTCTATAAATTCTACCTTAGTAAGTGTGAACAAGAAACAGTTGGATGTGTAAGCAGGACGACCTTTAGTGCAATGATTGtcaagaaaaatatttcaattttgccCACGAAAAAGGATCAATGTAATACGTGTGCAAGCTACAGAAGTGGAAATATTATGGAGAATATTTGGCAGGATCATATTAACAAAAAGGATACAGCTAGAGCTGCAAAAGACAAAGATAAAAACGAAGCAGCAATTGGCAGTCAAATCACCCTGGAACTCGATGTTCAGGCTGTAAAACTTGCACCATTCACCCAGGCAAATGccttttattataaaacaaaattgtgCTGCCATAACATCACAGTATATAACGTAGCTACAAAACACGCTACTTGTTACTGGTTTTCTGAGGACCAGAACAATCAACTGGTAGCCTCTACATTCACGTCTTGTCTTATAGACTACCTTACCAAATACTGTCTCACTGATGATAGAAAACCGATAATCATATATTCGGACGGATGTACGGCGCAAAATAGAAATTGTGTTATGTCCAACGCTTTGCTAAACTTTAGCATAATGCATAATGTACAAATTATTCAAAAGTTTTTGGAAGTTGGGCATACCCAGATGGAAGTCAATTCAGTGCATGCCTGTATTGAACGAAAATTAAAAAACTGGGAAATTAAGCTTCCAAGTGATTATATTGGTATTACTAGAGAAGCCAGAAAAAACCCATCTCCGTATGAAGCAATAAACTGTAAGTtcagtttctttaaaaattatacaaacccTCTGAGATATTCATCGATACGACCAGGTAGAGTAGCAAAAGATCCGGTAGTTATGGATATCAGGGTTATCAATTATGATCCACAGGGCGTTATCAAGGTAAAACTGGATCATTCTAGCTCAGAATTCACTGAATTACCAATAAGGTCTAAAAAGTATCCTCCAATTGAAAATTATCCTCCGCTGTACACGCAAAGGTGTAAAATTCCTAAATCGAAATGGCAACACCTGCAGGAATTAAAATCGGTAATTCCAGAAGATTGTCACAGTTTTTACGACAATTTGTCATATTCAGAGTAA